Proteins encoded by one window of Deinococcus planocerae:
- a CDS encoding antibiotic biosynthesis monooxygenase family protein gives MHARVVTVQIRPAKMRGAVLIYREVVLPLLQAQPGLCEARLLTDEHTGRGLLVTLWANEAAMQAVEARGVFHEEIAHFQPVLGSPPSRECYEVSVSAGGHGGGSH, from the coding sequence ATGCACGCGCGGGTCGTGACGGTGCAGATTCGCCCCGCCAAGATGCGCGGCGCGGTCCTGATCTACCGGGAGGTGGTGTTGCCCCTGCTGCAAGCCCAGCCGGGGTTGTGCGAGGCGCGGCTGCTGACCGACGAGCACACGGGGCGGGGCCTGCTGGTGACGCTCTGGGCGAACGAGGCGGCGATGCAGGCGGTGGAGGCGCGGGGGGTGTTTCACGAGGAGATCGCGCACTTCCAGCCGGTGCTGGGATCGCCGCCCAGCCGCGAGTGTTACGAGGTCAGCGTGTCGGCGGGAGGGCACGGGGGAGGAAGCCACTGA
- a CDS encoding PxKF domain-containing protein — MKKQTLLCTGLLALLAACGQQTASTPQTGSTPAAQAPTKSQLKAQDLTLTVTNTNDNGDGSLRQAILNANTNLGADTITFSLTGPGTINLLSPLPTVADALTINGPGAAKLSISGGGKVRVLEVGATTVAVSGVTITGGYAKNENGGGINVLTGGTLTLTNSVLSTNLASNGGGLYNGGTATVTGSTLSGNGRFSNGASYGEGGGIANAGTLTVTNSTLSGNQGYNGAGIDNRGGAVTVTNSTLNGNVAYSDGSAIRSNNGTTTLQNTIIAGSVSPSCSGSFKDGGGNLHYNIKYGGAPDPSCPGVRADPKLGPLQDNGGATWTHALLAGSAAIDAIPAASCAVTTDQRGVTRPQGAACDIGAFEVNRPPSVTVEQGSTQADPTNTLPLVFTATFSQDVSGFDAGDVSLTGTANLSGARVTVSGGPRVYTLSVSGVTGSGTVSASVAANGATDATGNPNTASTSTDNTVTYDGTAPTITLTSPTEGAISTLGQTVNAAYTCTDAGSGLASCVGTVANGTPIDTASVGSKTFTVTATDRAGNTTNQTATYNVIYPFRGFLQPVDNLPTVNTVKAGSSVPVKFSLSGNRGLNILAQGSPKVSVIPCDGSAPADEIEQTLATSSSGLSYDAGTDTYSYTWKTDKSWAGTCRQLNVLLVDGTSHPATFKFR, encoded by the coding sequence ATGAAAAAGCAAACCCTGCTGTGCACCGGACTCCTCGCCCTGCTGGCCGCCTGTGGGCAACAGACCGCCTCCACGCCCCAGACCGGAAGTACCCCGGCGGCGCAGGCGCCCACGAAGAGCCAGCTCAAAGCCCAGGATTTGACCCTGACGGTGACGAACACCAACGACAACGGCGACGGTTCGCTGCGTCAGGCGATTCTGAACGCCAACACCAACCTCGGCGCCGACACCATTACCTTCAGCCTGACCGGCCCCGGCACGATCAACCTCCTGAGCCCACTGCCGACCGTGGCCGACGCGCTGACGATCAACGGGCCGGGCGCGGCCAAGCTGAGCATCAGCGGGGGTGGCAAGGTGCGCGTGTTGGAGGTGGGCGCGACCACGGTCGCCGTGAGCGGCGTGACGATTACCGGTGGATACGCAAAAAACGAAAATGGCGGCGGCATCAATGTCCTCACCGGCGGGACGCTCACCCTAACCAACAGTGTCCTGAGCACGAACCTGGCCTCAAACGGCGGCGGACTCTACAACGGCGGCACGGCGACGGTGACGGGCAGCACGCTGAGCGGCAACGGCCGCTTCAGCAATGGCGCCAGCTATGGCGAGGGCGGCGGCATCGCCAACGCGGGCACGTTGACGGTCACGAACAGCACCTTGAGCGGCAATCAGGGCTACAACGGCGCCGGCATCGACAATCGGGGCGGCGCGGTGACGGTCACGAACAGCACCCTGAACGGCAACGTGGCCTATAGTGACGGCAGCGCCATCCGCAGCAACAACGGCACGACCACGCTCCAGAACACGATCATCGCCGGCAGCGTTTCGCCGTCGTGTTCGGGATCGTTCAAGGACGGCGGCGGCAACCTCCACTACAACATCAAATACGGCGGCGCCCCCGACCCCAGTTGCCCCGGCGTCCGGGCCGACCCCAAGCTCGGTCCGCTCCAGGACAACGGTGGTGCGACATGGACGCACGCGCTGCTGGCGGGCAGCGCGGCCATCGACGCCATCCCCGCCGCCAGTTGCGCCGTGACCACCGATCAGCGCGGCGTGACCCGTCCGCAGGGCGCGGCGTGTGACATCGGCGCCTTCGAGGTGAACCGCCCGCCGAGCGTCACCGTGGAGCAGGGCAGCACCCAGGCCGACCCGACCAACACCCTACCGCTGGTGTTCACCGCGACCTTCAGCCAGGACGTGAGCGGCTTCGATGCTGGCGACGTGTCCCTGACCGGCACGGCCAACCTCAGCGGCGCGAGGGTCACCGTCAGCGGCGGGCCGCGCGTGTACACGCTCAGCGTGAGCGGGGTGACGGGCAGCGGCACGGTCAGCGCCTCGGTCGCCGCGAACGGGGCGACGGACGCAACGGGCAACCCCAACACCGCCTCGACGAGCACCGACAACACCGTCACCTACGACGGTACCGCCCCCACCATCACCCTGACCTCCCCGACCGAGGGGGCAATCTCTACCCTGGGGCAGACGGTGAACGCTGCCTACACCTGCACCGACGCGGGTTCGGGGCTGGCCTCCTGCGTGGGGACCGTGGCGAACGGCACGCCCATCGACACCGCCTCGGTCGGCTCCAAAACCTTCACCGTGACCGCCACCGACAGGGCCGGAAATACGACGAATCAGACGGCGACGTACAACGTCATCTACCCCTTCCGGGGCTTCCTCCAGCCGGTGGACAACCTGCCGACGGTCAACACGGTCAAGGCAGGAAGCAGCGTGCCGGTGAAGTTCAGCCTGAGTGGCAACCGGGGCCTGAACATCCTGGCGCAGGGCTCGCCCAAGGTCAGTGTCATCCCGTGTGACGGCAGTGCGCCCGCCGACGAGATCGAGCAGACGCTGGCGACGAGTAGCAGCGGTCTGAGCTACGACGCGGGCACGGACACCTACAGCTACACGTGGAAGACGGACAAGAGCTGGGCGGGGACCTGCCGCCAGTTGAACGTCCTGCTCGTGGACGGCACCTCGCACCCCGCCACCTTCAAGTTCCGCTGA
- a CDS encoding protease inhibitor I42 family protein, which produces MKTSLLLAPAVVLVLAGLAGCAPAATGSVTPITPVTPVPPLPRVVRLGQDASGRAINLNVGDTLEITLPGNPSTGYTWQPLIDPWPTLLALGQPSFLAQGTGLGAGGLVTLSYQAVQPGTVDLSLLYGRPSSPPDPNAQEFDLTVSVQ; this is translated from the coding sequence ATGAAAACGTCTTTGCTGCTGGCCCCCGCCGTGGTGCTCGTCCTCGCGGGACTCGCGGGGTGCGCGCCCGCCGCGACCGGGTCTGTCACCCCCATCACCCCGGTCACGCCCGTTCCGCCCCTGCCCCGGGTCGTCCGGCTGGGGCAGGACGCCAGCGGGCGGGCGATCAACCTCAACGTGGGCGACACGCTGGAGATCACGCTGCCGGGCAACCCCTCCACGGGCTACACCTGGCAGCCGCTGATCGACCCCTGGCCGACGCTGCTGGCCCTGGGTCAGCCGAGCTTCCTGGCGCAGGGCACCGGGCTGGGCGCGGGCGGGCTCGTCACGCTGAGCTATCAGGCCGTCCAGCCGGGCACGGTGGACCTCTCGCTCCTGTATGGGCGCCCCTCCTCGCCGCCCGACCCGAACGCGCAGGAGTTCGACCTGACCGTGAGCGTCCAGTAA
- a CDS encoding virginiamycin B lyase family protein — MRNLIAPQQAARSLPKSRSARRAWRIPGVLTAVTLALIALSPGTSARSEVPGVITEFALSYPNPSPSSHAHGGSTHEITFDPRGDGTFWVTAPEHDAVVHLTRDGKATSFQMPPGSAPHGIVFDAAGQLWVSLEDAGVVVRLDPSGKIVSRYDVRLACASCPEKINTHPHGLTVGADGKTLWFTGKATGTVGRITPDGQVRTFPLATVGSVPIYIEAGPDGNMWVTELVGNAIARVTPQGVVTEFPIPTPNSRPIALVPDPGGRALWLTEEAGNRVGRIDLGGKITEFAVPKTQNNVILAGLAFDRAQNLWVQQYVDENNPDPPGPDHLVRIDRAVLAAGTPSSPGAAFTFFEVPTRQTVMHRIIRGPQGELWFTELKADRVGRLIPPQTR, encoded by the coding sequence GTGAGGAACCTCATTGCCCCCCAGCAGGCGGCAAGGTCGCTGCCAAAGTCCCGGTCGGCGCGCCGGGCGTGGCGCATCCCCGGCGTACTCACGGCGGTCACACTCGCATTGATCGCGCTCTCGCCGGGCACTTCCGCTCGCTCGGAGGTCCCGGGAGTCATCACCGAGTTCGCCCTCTCGTACCCCAACCCTTCCCCGTCCAGCCACGCGCACGGCGGGTCCACCCACGAGATCACCTTCGACCCGCGGGGCGACGGCACGTTCTGGGTGACGGCACCGGAACACGATGCGGTCGTCCACCTGACCCGGGACGGGAAGGCCACCTCCTTCCAGATGCCCCCGGGCAGCGCCCCACACGGCATCGTCTTCGACGCGGCGGGTCAGCTCTGGGTGAGCCTGGAGGACGCCGGGGTGGTCGTGCGCCTCGACCCCAGCGGCAAGATCGTGTCCCGGTACGACGTGCGCCTGGCCTGCGCCTCCTGCCCCGAGAAGATCAACACGCACCCGCACGGGCTGACCGTGGGCGCCGACGGCAAGACGCTCTGGTTCACCGGCAAGGCGACCGGCACGGTGGGCCGGATCACGCCGGACGGCCAGGTGCGGACCTTTCCCCTGGCGACGGTCGGCAGCGTGCCCATCTACATCGAGGCCGGTCCCGACGGCAATATGTGGGTGACGGAACTCGTCGGGAACGCGATTGCGCGCGTGACCCCGCAGGGGGTGGTCACGGAGTTTCCCATCCCCACCCCGAACAGCCGCCCCATCGCGCTCGTGCCGGACCCGGGGGGCCGCGCCCTGTGGTTGACCGAGGAGGCCGGGAACCGGGTGGGCCGGATCGACCTCGGCGGCAAGATCACCGAGTTCGCCGTCCCGAAGACGCAGAACAACGTCATCCTCGCCGGGCTGGCGTTCGACCGCGCGCAGAACCTGTGGGTGCAGCAGTACGTCGATGAGAACAACCCCGACCCCCCCGGACCGGATCACCTCGTCAGGATCGACCGCGCCGTTCTCGCGGCAGGGACGCCCAGCTCTCCGGGAGCCGCCTTCACCTTCTTCGAGGTCCCGACCCGGCAGACGGTCATGCACCGGATCATCCGCGGCCCGCAGGGAGAGCTGTGGTTCACCGAGCTGAAGGCGGACCGGGTGGGTCGGCTGATCCCGCCTCAGACGCGCTGA
- a CDS encoding M23 family metallopeptidase, with protein sequence MSHNASTPSHSPALRAALPVALTAALTGLALLSLAACAPRAMSPTTQTAPTSHPTAIIVASTNDPLRVPGSDGLEHLEYDLLFTNVFTAPVTLTSVEVLDGPGGRSLLKLEGPALGAVTRQGTGLSNALPAGQAAPGEAMNPIPERSTASAILGVVVPRGQVPARLTHRITYSFPPDARGTSAIGSLTVDGPDLTVQRRAAVVIAPPLRGPGWFNLVGCCAASALHRYLQLVEGGHRYLKPESFAIDWVLMKDGGLFSGDGSKNEQWYGFGAEVVAAADGTVVYTRNDMPETDIGDRSPASVKAPKDYIGNSVVVQMRQGVWATYAHLQTGSVTVKVGDRVRTGQPLGKLGSSGNSTAPHLHFQLGDGPDNTTANSVPFVIDRYTLVGTVDPAAVAAQEGGDAPPRFTVIGPARPGDGTLPLFFTVADFR encoded by the coding sequence ATGAGCCACAACGCCAGCACCCCGTCCCATTCCCCCGCCCTCCGGGCCGCACTTCCGGTGGCCCTCACGGCAGCGCTCACGGGCCTCGCCCTCCTCAGCCTGGCCGCCTGTGCCCCGAGGGCCATGAGCCCGACGACGCAAACCGCCCCGACCTCCCACCCCACCGCGATCATCGTGGCCTCGACGAACGACCCGCTGCGGGTGCCTGGCAGCGACGGCCTGGAGCACCTGGAATACGACCTGCTCTTCACCAACGTCTTCACCGCGCCGGTCACGCTCACCTCGGTCGAGGTGTTGGATGGGCCGGGGGGCCGCTCGTTGCTGAAGCTCGAAGGTCCGGCTCTGGGTGCCGTCACCCGGCAGGGCACCGGCCTGAGTAACGCCCTTCCCGCCGGGCAGGCCGCCCCGGGGGAGGCGATGAACCCCATCCCCGAGCGGAGTACAGCGAGCGCCATCCTCGGTGTCGTGGTGCCCAGGGGGCAGGTGCCCGCCCGGCTCACGCACCGCATCACCTACAGCTTCCCCCCGGACGCGCGCGGCACCTCGGCCATCGGCAGCCTCACCGTGGACGGCCCCGACCTCACGGTGCAGCGTCGCGCCGCCGTCGTGATCGCCCCGCCACTGCGCGGCCCGGGGTGGTTCAACCTCGTGGGCTGCTGCGCCGCTTCCGCCCTGCACCGCTACCTCCAGCTCGTGGAGGGCGGCCACCGCTACCTCAAGCCCGAGTCCTTCGCCATCGACTGGGTGCTGATGAAGGACGGCGGGCTCTTCAGCGGCGACGGGAGCAAGAACGAGCAGTGGTACGGCTTCGGCGCCGAGGTGGTCGCGGCGGCAGACGGCACGGTCGTGTACACCCGCAACGACATGCCCGAGACCGACATCGGCGACCGCAGCCCGGCCAGCGTCAAGGCGCCGAAGGACTACATCGGCAACAGCGTGGTCGTGCAGATGCGGCAGGGCGTGTGGGCGACCTACGCGCACCTCCAGACCGGCAGCGTAACCGTGAAGGTGGGCGACCGGGTGAGGACCGGGCAGCCGCTCGGGAAACTGGGCAGCAGCGGCAACTCGACCGCCCCGCACCTGCACTTCCAGCTTGGCGACGGGCCCGACAACACGACCGCCAACAGCGTGCCCTTCGTGATCGACCGCTACACCCTGGTGGGCACGGTGGACCCGGCGGCCGTGGCGGCGCAGGAGGGCGGCGACGCCCCGCCGCGCTTCACGGTGATCGGCCCGGCCCGGCCCGGGGACGGCACGCTGCCGCTCTTCTTCACCGTCGCCGACTTCCGGTGA
- a CDS encoding ATP-binding protein has product MHDTTAAFVQVLGRPRVTLGGVVHPFVPDKRHQLLAYLACQGSWVERERLAGLFWPDHSPGSARANLRQLLTLVRGLAWVPGLEVDGPRLRWALGTDLGAFQRAVAEQDWAAALACYGGSLLDGLDGDGTGEFAAWLELTRRRVHDAWRAARLRQAEALSRQGAHLEAAELLSPLLEGDELDEEALHARVGALWRAGGHGQARQTHAAFVTRLREELGLGPTAELDALGEALRSGRGPEATPPAPAPAPAGPVLPAATTSFVGRDLELAEITRRLADPASRLLTLVGPGGVGKTRLALEAARGLAGGFPGGVFFVPLEALGEGALLAQSVAAALGLALQGHADPLAQVARFIGDRRLLLVLDNFEHLLDGAPLVPELLRRCPGLRLLVTSRERLGVEGEWLLPLEGLDYPRDGKPGPVEGAAFDAVALFLERARRVKPDFHLTAENFPHLLRVCRLVEGSPLGLELAAVWVRLLPIAEIAHELGENLDFLSGERNRSKRHQNLRAAFEHSWRLLTPGEQEVLRRLAVFQGGFRLEAARQVAGASLAVLAALTDKSLLRRTPDGRYDRHALISQYTRERLAEHPGEEAGVLALHGRYSLAFLVEQGGLVRGPRGEAALAALDEELENIRLAWTWAAGGEGLAELRRAAGPIALYFDSHERYREALALYAQAAAAFEGRPEDQLARGEMLGRQGWFAMRLGRHEEARRLGERGLALMPPGSRSAMPVTRTLGAVAFLTGDYPEAARRYRETLALAERHGDPDIRARVLNNLASLETSLGHLNEAEEAVGALLALGQPYYTVLGLGSRGYLALTAGRLAEARAALERSLTLAGKHDWQDHIPDLTRILATVAHEQGAHEEARERGEGLLALTRANDDPLMLISALHIVGRASAALGDHRAAFRHLGEGLRVALSVGETPQLLEGLMYLAEARVGQGQNREAAPLLLLVLCHPSAYHRLKVLAARLLETLRPQLTPGELERAETQGDPARLGALAWEALAGLDLAGHRPP; this is encoded by the coding sequence GTGCACGACACGACCGCTGCCTTCGTTCAAGTGCTGGGACGCCCCCGAGTCACCCTCGGCGGGGTGGTCCACCCCTTCGTCCCCGACAAGCGCCACCAGCTCCTGGCCTACCTCGCCTGTCAGGGGAGCTGGGTCGAGCGCGAGCGGCTCGCGGGCCTGTTCTGGCCGGACCATTCCCCGGGGTCGGCGCGGGCCAACCTGCGCCAGCTCCTCACGCTCGTGCGCGGGCTGGCCTGGGTCCCCGGCCTGGAGGTGGACGGTCCCCGCCTGCGCTGGGCCTTGGGCACGGACTTGGGCGCTTTCCAGCGCGCCGTGGCCGAGCAGGACTGGGCCGCGGCCCTCGCCTGTTACGGCGGCTCGCTGCTCGACGGGCTGGACGGGGACGGCACGGGCGAGTTTGCGGCCTGGCTGGAACTGACGCGGCGGCGGGTGCACGACGCCTGGCGCGCGGCCCGGCTGAGGCAGGCTGAGGCGCTGTCGCGCCAGGGCGCCCACCTGGAGGCCGCCGAGCTCCTCTCGCCCCTGCTGGAAGGGGACGAACTCGATGAGGAGGCCCTGCACGCCCGGGTGGGGGCGCTGTGGCGGGCCGGGGGACACGGGCAGGCCCGGCAGACCCACGCGGCCTTTGTGACGCGGCTGCGCGAGGAGTTGGGGCTGGGACCCACCGCCGAACTCGACGCGCTGGGCGAGGCGCTGCGGAGCGGACGGGGGCCGGAGGCGACACCACCAGCCCCCGCCCCGGCGCCTGCCGGACCCGTCCTGCCCGCCGCCACGACCTCCTTTGTGGGCCGCGACCTCGAACTCGCCGAGATCACCCGGCGGCTGGCGGACCCCGCCTCCCGCCTGCTCACCCTGGTCGGCCCCGGCGGCGTCGGCAAGACCCGCCTCGCCCTGGAGGCCGCCCGCGGGCTGGCGGGCGGCTTCCCGGGCGGCGTGTTCTTCGTGCCGCTCGAAGCCCTGGGGGAGGGCGCCCTCCTCGCCCAGAGCGTGGCGGCGGCCCTGGGGCTGGCCCTTCAGGGTCACGCCGACCCCCTCGCGCAGGTGGCCCGCTTTATCGGTGACAGGCGGCTGCTCCTCGTCCTCGACAACTTCGAGCACCTGCTGGACGGGGCGCCCCTGGTCCCCGAGCTCCTGCGGCGGTGCCCGGGCCTGCGGCTGCTCGTCACGTCCCGCGAGCGGCTGGGGGTGGAGGGCGAGTGGCTGCTGCCGCTGGAGGGCCTGGACTACCCGCGAGACGGCAAGCCGGGCCCCGTGGAGGGCGCCGCCTTCGACGCCGTGGCGCTCTTCTTGGAGCGGGCCCGGCGGGTGAAACCGGACTTCCACCTCACCGCCGAGAACTTCCCCCACCTCCTGCGAGTGTGCCGCCTGGTGGAGGGCTCGCCGCTGGGCCTGGAACTCGCGGCGGTCTGGGTGCGGCTGCTCCCCATCGCCGAGATCGCCCACGAACTCGGCGAGAACCTCGACTTCCTCTCCGGCGAGCGGAACCGCTCGAAGCGGCATCAGAACCTGCGGGCGGCCTTTGAGCACTCCTGGCGCCTGCTGACCCCGGGAGAGCAGGAGGTGCTGCGCCGGCTCGCGGTGTTCCAGGGTGGCTTCCGGCTAGAGGCGGCCAGGCAGGTGGCGGGGGCCAGCCTCGCGGTCCTCGCGGCCCTGACCGACAAGTCGCTGCTGCGCCGAACGCCGGACGGACGGTACGACCGGCACGCGCTGATCTCGCAGTACACCCGGGAACGTCTCGCCGAGCACCCGGGGGAGGAGGCCGGCGTCCTGGCCCTGCACGGGCGGTACTCCCTCGCCTTCCTCGTCGAGCAGGGCGGGCTGGTCCGGGGGCCGCGGGGGGAAGCCGCCCTGGCCGCCCTGGACGAGGAGCTGGAAAACATCCGCCTCGCCTGGACCTGGGCCGCGGGGGGCGAGGGACTCGCGGAACTGCGGCGGGCGGCGGGACCCATCGCGCTCTATTTCGACAGTCATGAGCGCTACCGGGAGGCCCTCGCGCTCTACGCCCAGGCCGCCGCCGCTTTCGAGGGCCGGCCCGAGGACCAACTCGCCCGGGGAGAGATGCTGGGCCGTCAGGGCTGGTTCGCCATGCGGCTGGGGCGCCATGAGGAGGCGAGGCGACTGGGCGAGCGCGGGCTGGCGCTGATGCCGCCGGGGAGCCGCTCGGCCATGCCCGTCACCCGGACCCTGGGGGCGGTCGCCTTCCTGACCGGGGACTACCCGGAGGCCGCGCGGCGCTACCGGGAGACGCTCGCCCTGGCCGAGCGGCACGGGGACCCCGACATCCGGGCCCGCGTACTGAACAACCTCGCGTCGCTCGAAACCAGCCTGGGCCACCTGAACGAGGCTGAGGAGGCGGTGGGGGCGCTCCTGGCCCTCGGCCAGCCCTATTACACCGTCCTGGGGCTGGGGAGCCGGGGCTACCTCGCCCTCACCGCGGGCCGGCTCGCGGAGGCCAGAGCCGCCCTGGAGCGGAGCCTGACCCTGGCCGGGAAGCACGACTGGCAAGATCACATCCCCGATCTGACCAGGATTTTGGCGACGGTCGCCCACGAGCAGGGCGCCCACGAGGAGGCGCGCGAGCGGGGCGAGGGGCTGCTCGCCCTCACCCGGGCGAACGACGATCCCCTGATGCTCATCTCCGCCCTACACATCGTGGGCCGGGCGAGCGCCGCCCTGGGCGATCACCGGGCGGCTTTCCGTCACCTCGGGGAGGGCCTGCGCGTGGCCCTGTCGGTCGGGGAGACCCCGCAATTGCTGGAGGGCCTGATGTACCTGGCCGAGGCACGCGTGGGGCAGGGCCAGAACCGGGAGGCCGCGCCCCTGCTCCTCCTCGTCCTGTGCCACCCGAGCGCCTACCACCGCCTGAAGGTGCTGGCCGCGCGCCTCCTGGAGACCCTGCGGCCCCAGCTCACGCCCGGGGAACTGGAGCGGGCCGAGACGCAGGGCGACCCCGCCCGGCTCGGCGCACTCGCCTGGGAGGCGCTGGCTGGGCTCGACCTGGCCGGGCACCGGCCCCCCTGA